The nucleotide sequence GTGATTCTGTTCAATACTGCTTGAAAAAGTGGATAAATACTAGAGTTCtaacaaaaaatagaaaataaatacagagaagtGTGTGTTACTGAAGTTTTGAAgtgctgaagtatttttttatcTATGCAGTTACAAAAAGAATGACAACTGTTTGAAAGTTGGTTTACTGGCATAGTTGGTTTAGCTGTGGCATTTAATAAAACCATTCTTCATAAGAACTAGCAAATTCTCGTACTGCTTAACTAGAAGTGAAGGTGTATAACTGTGAAATAGCAATCTGACTTGTGTGTTTCCTGGTTGTTAGTCTGTAGATGGACGTCAGATCAGAGTTGATCAAGCTGGAAAGTCATCAGAGAACAGATCTCGTGGATACAGAGGGGGTTCTTCTGGGGGCAGAGGCTTTTTCCGGGGCGGCAGAGGTCGGGGCCGTGGCTTCTCCAGAGGTGAGTGTGTATGAATGACTTGTACTTCTTGAAATGATGATGACATTTGTCAGAATGCTAAAGAAAAACCATAACCTGGTATCTGTTCAAGGAGGTGGAGACAGAGGCTATGGCGGAAGCAGATTTGACTCCAGAAGTGGAGGATATAATGGTTCCAGAGACTACTATAATAGCAGGTAATGCTGTCACAACTCCTACCGTGGCTCGTTGTAGTAAAGCTCTTGATGTCCATTGCCTGTTAGCCAGAAATGTCAACGGGCTGCAGAAACTGTTGAACAAGTATAAAGCATGTGATCGTTTTTTAACAGCAGGAGTCAAGGTGGCTATGGTGACAGGTCTTCAGGAGGATCCTACAGAGACAGCTATGACAGTTACGGTAAGTCTTGGTTCAAATGGGAATGATGCGTACGTTGCTGTAGGAACTCTCTTAAATCTTCTGACCCTGTTCTGAAGTCTGGAAATACTGTAAGGCTCAGTTGGACTGTGCCACTATTTCTGTTCTTGCCCGTAAGAACCAATCTGTCAGGCTTTGGACGTGGTTGTGCCATTTAAATTTCTAATTTGTAATGCATGTGTAGGAGTGCTTGGATCTAAGGCaaagcaagttttttttaaatacgtTCTTCGAGCTTGAGACTAAGCCAAAACTCAGAAGCCCTAACAAACTTTATTCAAGGGTGGGGGAATTCTCTTACATTGTAGCGCACTAGCTTCTGGAATAATGCAAGGGAGTAAAATGCTGGAACTTGTCTATGCTTCAGTGCCTTTACAATTGTGCCTGCTTCTTGTCCTCAGCTACACACAACGAGTAAAAATCCTTCCTGACTCAAGATCGTCCTTCCAATGGCTGTATTTATAAAGATTTTTGGAGCTTCGCTGAAATCGTTATTGTGTAGTACATCTACTTGTATTTTCACTTTTGTAGTATTATCAGTTCTAATCTTGTCAAACACAGCCTGACAGCTTCTGATATAAGATGGTCTAATTAGACTTTTCTTTAAGAAAGCTCtgctttcaagtgtttttaatcttttttgaaagcacttcagattttattttatccttcaTGATGAGCCAAGGCGTTTTTTTAAAGTTGGGGCCCCAATTCAGTTTCTTTTGAGATAGAAAGGACCTTTAATTCAATGTTCACTAGAAGCTGAACAAGCTGtggactttctttttttttttttaagtgcattaCCTTCGTCTTTTGTAACATTCCTTTAGTGTAGCAAGGTAGGAATGCAGCCTGGGTACAAATTGGAAGGCAAACCACCTTGATATATCTAAAGAGAAACTCGCTTGTATGTTCAACCTGCATAACGGTATTTTTACTGTTGTAATGATGTAAATTACCCAGAAGTAGACTTGCAAACTTACCATAAAAGAGgttcttgaaaatgtttatttatattgtCCTTTTTTACTGGAAGAAATATGCATATTCCATTGATATTGTATTTGAAGTGGTAAAGGATTCTTGTATACAGTTTTCTTTGGCTTTACGAAGCCTATTAAAAGACCGTCTGAAATGAACTCTGCTCCTGACATTTACATTTCATTGCACAACACAATCCTTGAAGACGGAGAACAGTCTATGTAGAGGATgccagaggagaggagaaaagcagtgaATAGTACAAGAGCAAACCAGATGTATTGAACAGTTGCTGGAATTTAATCTTAACCGGTCTTGCCATGTGAATTTGTCGACATATTTTCACATAAGAATAGTCGGACTTGCCTAAAGAGGCAGGCGACTGAAAGCATATACCTTAGGATGTTCTAGTACTCAAAGCCTAAGTCAGCAGAAGTTGAGGGAATGCCAGTGTTAGTGAGGATAATTGATGTTTccttaaaatactgaaatacccTGCATTGAAAAGCTGTAGTGAGGAATTAGTCCTTTAGTAACTGGACTAGTTACTAGCTTGATGGAGTGTTCAATGGTAGGTAAATTGCCGTAATTAGCTAGCTTTGTCATTGCCTTACAAGTTCTAAGAATTCTTTGCTAGCATATGGAAACTGCAGTGTccttggagaaaagaagtgtTGTGCCTCCAACAGAAACCTCTGAGACGAAAGCTGCTCTCTTGGCTAGTTCATATGTGGAAATAGTCCTGTAATTCGAGGTAACTCCTTTTGCTCATGTCCGCATCCTTCCTCTTGTTGAGAGCTCATTTGAAAGTCTAATGTACCTGTGAAATATTCCTTTGACAATTTTGGTCAACTGATGGAAAAATTTTAACCCATGCCGTATGCAACCTTTGGCTTGTGGCACAACTTCAGTTCCACAGATCAGAGTTGGGCATGCAGTCATGTCTTGCTAGTAGGTATGGAAGCAAGATGGGAAACCGAATTCCCTGACTTGATATGTGTTCATCTATTGAGACTCTTTCTAGACTTCATTAAGTTGCTCACTTTAATTGTAGCTTTCTTTGCCATCCTACTTGTTGCCATTAACTTTTTCCCATAGCCCACACTTCCTAAGCAGCCATGTCAAAGTGGTTAACTCTCTGCTTAGGGATCAAATGATACATTGGCTGGCATATCAAAGGCATCAGCCAGCCCTGGAACAGTTTTCCCAGACTGTGCTTCTGTGATGTGATGGGTTCAGCGAATGGCTTGTGAAACCCTCGTATATGATGTGACTTGTGTTGGGGGAGGTGGGTGGCGATGTAAAGTCTCTgctttatattattattaatgcaCCTTTGCTTTGGCAGGCTGAAGAGAAGATGGACGCTCACCACGGACGCTGAGTGGGGATTCTGAGCAAGGAGAGCGTTCCTTCCAGGGAAGCAGGACCAAGATGCGGGTTTGGCAGCCAGGTAGCATCTCATTTCCGTCTGACCTTCATCCCAGGAGTTTTTCCTTGAACCAAAAGATTTGGCGCTGTTACTTTTTAACAGTATTATTCTTGAAGTGGCAAAATATGCCTTCAGTAGCTTCAAGATGAAAATGTACATAGACCTTGCCTTTAAAATTCACtgtcttaattttatttcagcaatgAACTGCATCAGGGAAGACCAAGAAGGACAACCTTAGACTGGAGTGGCGATGAAGAGCTTTAAGCGGTGTTGTTACTGATTTTTTATGTAGGTCAATGGATCGAGGATTTAAGCCAATTGAGCTAGAATAAAATACtggaatgtggaaaaaaatgaatctttgTAGTActtttgtgggggaaaaaagatgaaTATTAGCTTGTGGCCAAGGCATACAAGAAAAATTTAGTTATTTGTTGTGTGTATTGCCCAGCTAAAGCTACAAAAaatgtttgggggggggggggaggtggacAGAGGGTAGGTAAGGTAGCCTGTCTGTAAGGTCAACTTTGAGGAAGAATTTAAATTGTATTGTTGTAACCTTGAATTAAGTGGCCTAATTACATTGTTAGTGCATCTGTAAAAACTTCAGTAGTGAAGCGGCTACATCTGAAGGGAGCTATCAGATAGTATTTACATAAACGATGAATATTGTTTGTGCAGAAGAGAAGCTGCTTCTGCCAGTTGAGGAATGCTTGAAATGGTAACGAATGCAGAAGTCTAATTAGCACTTGAATGCTAAAAGCCATTTTGAGCTTGGATAAGGAATGATTTCTTCCCATACACGTTAGTGcaattaaaactattttgctTACAAAAATTGAAATGTGATGTTTCTGCTACTTGTACAAGTgactgtatgtttttaaaattccacGCATTTCAGTTCTCAGATGGCACGTGAGATTCACCTGCCTGCAACTGCTGTTTGGTCTTTGAGTACTTGATTCAAGGTGAAGCTGCTTTAGGATTCCCGTATTGATGAAGTGGGTATTTGTAACTCTGCTTTTGAGTTTTAGCTTTAAAGCTAAAGCTTTACCTTTTGGGTTTTAGGATCACATAGggtaagatggaaaaaaaaaaaaaggttccaGTTGAGGGTGGTATAATTACATCGTGCAGAGTTACCTGATCCGAGTCATTCCTTAAAAGGTATTAATACAGCAGCCCCCTTTTGGAAGTGGGGGGAAAATGATAGCAAATGCTTTCCGAAGGCTTTTAGGGCACAGTAGCATTTCCATGATCTTTCCAGAGGTGGAGTTGTGCTCTGTAGATAACCGAATAGTAAGTGCTTCCACCAGTCTAATGCCAGGAAAGTGCCCAGTATGGAGCAGGATAATCGAGCCGCTTGGATGGGTGTCAATAAGAAATCTGACTCGTAACAGCTGGCAAGTTTTAGAATACTGCATGTAGCTACTTCAGTACCAAAACATTTCTCTGTGTCTAAAGAGGAGATACATAATTAGACCAATTCCTGCTAGTGCCTGTGAATCGGAAATTCAGCCACAGATCAAATGTGCATAAGCCACCAATTGGAGAATCTGCAATTTTGTGTGGACTTCTTCACTCCGTGGAACAGAATGGCTAATAAAAATACTGCCATCTACTCACGTTAGCAGATGTTGCCTTTTATTTGCAATGGCTATTGTATTTTGCCAAGAGTAGTGCAGGAGTTTAAACACTTGTGTTTGCTTAATTAAGGTACTGTATTGCAATTTCATTAACTGCTGCAGTTTGGGTTTCTCTACCTTGCATCAAAGCAAACtgcccttttcttcctcttctgtatGCATGCAATAACTTAATTTTACCTACTTGCTACCAAGTCTATGAAGTCAGATGAGTGCTGGTTGCTGAATTCCTTCAGTTGTCCTTGACTCATTTCTTGCATGCTTCAAGttacaaactttttttccctgagtagTGGAGGATGTTTTCCGATACATCACACTGTAACCCAAACTGTCCTTAAAAATTTTTGCCCTTCAGGCTGTCATCCTCGAAATGCTAGACCTGTGTCTTGCCGTGCTACACAGCAGAGCGGAAGCGGCTTAGATTACTTTTTCCACTCCTGCCCTGGGCTGACTGATGGCTGGCACAGGGCTCCTGCTCCAAAATGAATGCTGCGTTCCTAAGAGACCCGCTGCCACTGTAACCACGCTCAATTGGTTCAAACTGAATTGATGCAGGTGCCTGATTCTCATGAAAAATGAGGTCTCATTCTTGCTTAAATCCTCGAAATGTGGCAGCTCAATAAGGAGGATTTATACTGATGGAAAGGCTGACAGCTGTGAATGCATCTCTGGCAGCTTTGCGGAGAATGAGGCAGGAGACTGCAATGTGGTAGCTGGACAAAGCACTAAGAGGGTTTCTGGTTCTCTTTGCTACTGTCCTGCCTACCTTTGTGTTAAAAGAACAAATTTGATTGCTTtatcctgctttttttccccccaaccctCCATCTTTTAACAGCTGCTTCTCTGGCTGTTGGTTATGCTAAGTCCCACTTGAAGAATAGTCTTTTAAGCAGTGTATTATGCAAAAAAGAAGTCTGCTCGTACAGCCTAAGTGCCTGAAGAAATTATGCAGCTGTGGGTATTGAGCCTGGTAACAATTACTGCCGTGGTATTTGAAGGGCAGGATTGATTGTGTGTTCTCCAGTCCGCAGTGTAAAGCCTGGCTATTAAGGAAGGTTGTAGCTGCTTGCCAGCACATGGACCTACCGAGGCGTCTGCCTTCTGTTGTTGCTTGAAttagctctgcagagcagacagGTGTGATGGAGGCCAGACACTTAGCTGGTACAAATAAGCTAAATTAACGGGTAACTCTAGTTTTAAAAACTTGCTCTTATTAAGAAGTGTTCTTTCTTGCCGGGGACTCCCAGGCACAAAGGAATTCAGTGGGAATTCAGCGTGTAGGGTTTGCTGCCCTACTACAGACATCACAGTTTTCCATCACAATTTCCTGTGCAGTGATAAGGGTCTACAAGAGCCCTGGGGGCGTTCTGTTCATGCAGAATGGGAATGATGATGAAGCCTACTTCCtgaaatctacttttttttaacctttttccaATTATCTAAATGAGCAGTGCTTCCAGTTAAATCCGCTGATACGTTTTTGGGGGCTGTATCtggtaatttttaatttgcactTTGTATGTTAATGGAGGATGATATTAAATATAGGACTGAGGGTGTGAGAAACTTTGgctgattttaaataataacGCAGTCAGGTGAATTTTAAACAAGTTCAATCTGGAAATACTTACAAAACATCTGAAAGACCGTATGTTCCTATATAGGTTGCCTAGATGCTTaaacacaagcaaaaataattatagGTGTAAAAACAGGCCTAGTTTGAGATGTTGTTATTTCGGCATCACTAATTACAGCGCTGCATTAATGATTTGTTGCTGGGATGGGTTTGGGCTGTGCCTGGGGATAGCTAGCTGCAGGGGCTGAATGCAAAATGCAGCTGTGATCTCCAGACCGTGCTTGGGTGCCGTGGGGCTGCTGTGACACCTACTGGTGTGAGCTGAGAGGGGTGACCCACGTCCAGGCCGAAATTGTTTGGTTATTTTTGTACAAGTCTGATACGCCCAGACAGCTCAGGCCTTTCCCCAAAAGGACGATGCTTTGGGGCGGTTTATAAACCACCTGGGGCATTGGAGCTCTTGTGCTGTGGTTTTAAATGTTCACctctgtgagagctgggcaattTGGAAGAAAGGTTTGCTGCGTGCGTTTGCTGCGAGTTGCTCGCTGTCCCCCACCAAGTGCACGCCCCAGGATGGTGCCAAGGGCTCCCATCAAGGCCGAGGGGACGGTCGGTGATATCCTGCGGGCCCTCATCCGCAGTTCTGCAGGGCACGAGGGGCTGCGGCTGCCCTGACTGCGTGAGGGGAGAAAGTGGAGCAGAGGCCCTGAGGCTGGGGTTTGTGTGGTGAAGAGAAAtggcagctctgaggagaaatgGCACCCCTGGGCGAAGGAGTCGTGCTGCGAGGGGGGAAATGGCGGCCCTCAGGAGGTCGGGGTGGCTCTGAGGGGGAAATGGCGCCGGAGGCCTCAGGCTGTGAGGGCCGCAGTGGCGGTAGTGGGACACGAAGGGCAGCCTCCGCAGCGCCCCGCTGAGCCCAGCCCCATGCAGGGAGCCTCACACCGGCCCAGGGCCCCGCGGAACGGCGCTGCCCCGGAACGCCGCATGCGGCTCCGCCGGGCCCGGACGGTGCCTGCACTGCACAGCACGGGCCTGCCGCCTTCCTGCGCCTGCCCCGCCGCAGCACCACTCCGAGCCGCCCGGCCATGCTGCGGCTGGAGccccactgcctcctcctcatcctcctcctgctgctgctacaCAGCTGGGCAGCCACCCCGACCACCCCGGTCCCGCTCAATGCCACGGAGGTGCCGCCGCGGGCGGCTGCCGGTAACGGGACGCGGCCAGGGCCGGGGCCGCTGCCCGGGTTGGGGCTGCCGGTGCTGAAGCGGGCCCTGTACGTGCTCAGCGCCCTGTCCGCGCTGGCTGCGTTCTACTTCCTCCTGCGGGCAGTCCGGTGAGTGCGGGCCCCGTCCCAGTACCCGGTTTGCCCCGTCCGGGTACCCAGTTTGtcccgtcccagtgcctggtTTGCCCCCCCATGGCCAAGTTGTGTCCATTtgtcctctctcccctccctccgccAGGCCAGGAGCTGTGCAGAGGCATTTCACTATGGCAGGGGAAACAGCCCCGTACATTCATGCCACTATTAATTAATGATAAAAAGCCTCCCGGTCCCGTTTGTTGCGCCCATGCAGCTGTAAGGCCCCGTCTCTGTGTGAACCCGTTGCGCTGCAGGTGACGGAGCACTCACTCTGCCATCTGTGTGCCCTCAGCTCTAGATCAGAGGGACCCAGAGAGCTCAAAACTAATTTCAGGTTGAAGAAGCCGCAGCGGAAGAAATACGGCCTTCTGTCAAATTACGATGAGAACATAGAGATGGCTTCGCTCGACAGTGACGAGGAAACAGTGTTTGAAACACGGAATCTGAGGCGGTGAGCGGGTGTTTCCtatgcttctcttttcctcacGAGAAACTAACAGAATCCTTTCCTAAGGGGTGGAAGCTTTGGCACAGATCGTGTCATCAGCTCTGCATAAATGAATCTGCTGCGTGTGGTCTTTCTGTGGCAGCACGTGGActttattttgcctttcttcatCTCCTGACCAGCACCCTGAAGAGCACCAGTCCTGGTCTCGCAGACGGTCGGTGTTTGGGGCACCGCGTTGTGCTGTGTGCTCAGCAGGCCAGCAGGAGGGACGGACATCCCTCGTGGCCCAGTCTGAGGCTCCCTGCACTGGCTTGGAAATAAAGCTGTCTGTTTCTCAAGCGGGCGAATTGCTCCCAAGTCAAGTCGCAGCTAAATTCATGGTCCTGTTGAGGCATCCCTTCCTGCTTTCATAGCAATGTGCTTTCATTCCCTGGGTCATGCGAGTTTGATTTCTCTGGAGAATATTCTATTAAAGCTAGGCATGGCTTGCTTCTGGCCTCTcagctcccccagctctttTGAGGTTGCTAATGATCTGTCAAGTTGTATGTGCTCACTCTGATGCtgagtgttgtgttttttttgtttctttttttccagatgatttGGGACCAGTGGCACCAACTGCAAAGACTGCCCACGGGGGTGCAAGTCCACCAGTGGAATCACCTTACCAACgctcaagttttatttttttataattgctTATAATGACTATTAAAAGCACAAACACTTTGGtagctggggcaggggaaaggggaCCAAACCTGTTTCCTTTATACATGTTTCTGGGGAAAGGTGGAGCTGCACGCTAAAGGATGCTACACTGAGTGCTGCCAACTGCACAGGGAGACAGTAAGGAAAATGTGGCTCCTGGATGAATCCTCAGCGTTTGAAATCTAATGGTTCTGGACTCAAGTGCTGCAGCTGTGTCTGCTGGCCTATCGGTACTTGAAAGGTGCTCATATCCCTCTCTCTCCTGACCGTGGCAGTCAGCTTGAAGCATCAGGCAAGTGGGTTCCTTCTGTAGGCTGATCCTCTTTCCTTCATGCAATATCAGGTGACCTCTTTAGTAAGCATCTCTGTAATCAGCTCTGCATCTAATGGTGGAGTTGGGAGAGCTTTTGTTGTCTTTTATACCAGTGTTGGGCATGGATAGCTGGATAGTCTCCTTAGTTCAGATAGAATAGTATGGGGAAAGAGCTGTGAGTTAAATGCATTGATTAATGCTGCAGTGTAGTTGCAGCATTAGCTGTTACACCTGATAGTCCAGGTCGTTACATGGGTTTACAGAGCAAAGATGTTTACAAATGAGACGTGCCACTTGGCCCGAAGGAGTGTTTCTCCAGGAGTTACTGGCTGTGTGGCCAGTGGGGCTGTGAGCGTTCAGGCTGCTCTGCCCAGCTGCAAGTCAAGGGGGCTGCAATGGTGCTTTCACCGGAGAAATGTGTAACATCTACCGAGCTTCTGGATTTTGGGCTGCTGGCTCTGTCTGAGGTCAGCCCAGCAAGCTGGAGGGTTCCTGTGCATTGTGTCGATATCATAATCCTTACAATGTCGGACCAAAGGTGGCTGTGTTAGAATGTCTTTGTTAGGTGGACCTACTGCTAAAATGGTGAAAACTGCTTGCAAAGCGCTTCTGTTCACAGCACATTTCAGCCAGGAAGGGAGGGTCGTTCCTTGGAAAGCTC is from Anser cygnoides isolate HZ-2024a breed goose chromosome 27, Taihu_goose_T2T_genome, whole genome shotgun sequence and encodes:
- the FAM174C gene encoding protein FAM174C isoform X2; its protein translation is MLRLEPHCLLLILLLLLLHSWAATPTTPVPLNATEVPPRAAAGNGTRPGPGPLPGLGLPVLKRALYVLSALSALAAFYFLLRAVRLKKPQRKKYGLLSNYDENIEMASLDSDEETVFETRNLRR
- the FAM174C gene encoding protein FAM174C isoform X1 — encoded protein: MLRLEPHCLLLILLLLLLHSWAATPTTPVPLNATEVPPRAAAGNGTRPGPGPLPGLGLPVLKRALYVLSALSALAAFYFLLRAVRSRSEGPRELKTNFRLKKPQRKKYGLLSNYDENIEMASLDSDEETVFETRNLRR
- the CIRBP gene encoding cold-inducible RNA-binding protein isoform X2 → MASDEGKLFVGGLSFDTNEQSLEQVFSKYGQISEVVVVKDRETQRSRGFGFVTFENIDDAKDAMMAMNGKSVDGRQIRVDQAGKSSENRSRGYRGGSSGGRGFFRGGRGRGRGFSRGGGDRGYGGSRFDSRSGGYNGSRDYYNSSRSQGGYGDRSSGGSYRDSYDSYATHNE
- the CIRBP gene encoding cold-inducible RNA-binding protein isoform X3, with product MASDEGKLFVGGLSFDTNEQSLEQVFSKYGQISEVVVVKDRETQRSRGFGFVTFENIDDAKDAMMAMNGKSVDGRQIRVDQAGKSSENRSRGYRGGSSGGRGFFRGGRGRGRGFSRGGGDRGYGGSRFDSRSGGYNGSRDYYNSRSQGGYGDRSSGGSYRDSYDSYATHNE
- the CIRBP gene encoding cold-inducible RNA-binding protein isoform X4; this translates as MASDEGKLFVGGLSFDTNEQSLEQVFSKYGQISEVVVVKDRETQRSRGFGFVTFENIDDAKDAMMAMNGKSVDGRQIRVDQAGKSSENRSRGYRGGSSGGRGFFRGGRGRGRGFSRGGGDRGYGGSRFDSRSGGYNGSRDYYNSSRSQGGYGDRSSGGSYRDSYDSYGKSWFKWE
- the CIRBP gene encoding cold-inducible RNA-binding protein isoform X1; translation: MASDEGKLFVGGLSFDTNEQSLEQVFSKYGQISEVVVVKDRETQRSRGFGFVTFENIDDAKDAMMAMNGKSVDGRQIRVDQAGKSSENRSRGYRGGSSGGRGFFRGGRGRGRGFSRGGGDRGYGGSRFDSRSGGYNGSRDYYNSRSQGGYGDRSSGGSYRDSYDSYGKSWFKWE